One window of the Sparus aurata chromosome 7, fSpaAur1.1, whole genome shotgun sequence genome contains the following:
- the abhd6b gene encoding monoacylglycerol lipase ABHD6b translates to MIGKEITAAVTCFCQLQKKPGGKKPSEKRAMAADLDVINLFIIAGGTLAIPILAFVASVLLWPSALIKVYYWYWRRTLGLQVRYADCGGYRFCYSYRGKPGMRPSILMLHGFSAHKDTWLTVVKYLPKHLHIVCVDMPGHEGTTRTNTEDYSIQGQVRRIHQFVEAIRLNRKPFHLVGTSMGGNVAGVYAACYPSEICSMTLICPDGIRHPCETKFDNHLQDLEHSNYTLNIPLIPTTPEEMEDMFRLCSHVRFKIPQQILQGLVDVREPHNTFYQEVFMELVGEKSRYALQEHLHLITAPLQVIWGKQDQVMDVSGATVISEVLPGCRMDLLENCGHSVAMERPCRTAKLILEFIIVQQEARGGTKKSS, encoded by the exons ATGATTGGAAAAGA AATCACTGCAGCGGTCACATGTTTCTGCCAGTTACAAAAGAAACCAGGAGGGAAGAAACCATCTGAAAA gCGAGCCATGGCAGCTGATCTAGATGTGATCAACCTGTTCATCATTGCTGGAGGAACACTGGCTATTCCAATTCTGGCCTTTGTTGCTTCTGTCCTCCTCTGGCCCTCGGCACTgattaaagtgtattactg GTACTGGAGGCGGACTCTGGGCCTGCAGGTGCGCTACGCAGACTGCGGAGGCTATCGCTTCTGCTACTCCTACAGAGGAAAGCCTGGGATGAGACCTTCCATTTTAATGCTGCACGGCTTCTCTGCTCACAAGGACACCTGGCTCACTGTCGTCAAG TATCTACCAAAGCATCtgcacattgtgtgtgtggacatgccCGGCCATGAGGGAACAACACGCACCAACACAGAGGATTATTCTATCCAGGGGCAAGTCAGGAGGATCCATCAG TTTGTTGAAGCCATTCGCTTAAACAGGAAGCCTTTCCATCTGGTTGGAACCTCCATGGGAGGAAATGTAGCTGGAGTCTACGCAGCCTGCTACCCCTCAGAGATCTGCAGCATGACTCTCATCTGTCCAGACG GTATAAGACACCCTTGCGAGACCAAGTTTGACAATCATCTACAGGACCTGGAGCACAGCAATTACACATTAAACATCCCACTGATCCCAACGACACCTGAGGAGATGGAGGACATGTTCAGACTTTGCTCTCATGTTCGCTTTAAAATCCCCCAGCAG ATTCTTCAAGGACTGGTAGATGTCCGGGAGCCTCACAACACATTTTACCAAGAAG TGTTTATGGAGCTTGTTGGAGAGAAATCACGATACGCCTTACAGGAGCACCTGCATCTCATCACTGCACCTTTACAAGTGATATGGGGCAAACAGGATCAG GTGATGGATGTCTCTGGAGCCACAGTCATTTCAGAGGTTCTGCCTGGATGCAGGATGGACCTGCTGGAAAACTGTGGACACTCTGTGGCAATGGAGAGGCCCTGTCGGACAGCCAAACTCATCCTGGAGTTCATCATCGTGCAACAAGAGGCCAGGGGTGGCACAAAGAAATCCTCCTGA
- the kctd6b gene encoding BTB/POZ domain-containing protein KCTD6 isoform X1 has product MLTPSRCLWIEKKKRKSRHEGELMTTPVTLNVGGVLYTTSLSTLQRYPDSMLGAMFRGDFPTTRDTQGNYFIDRDGTLFRYILNFLRTSELTLPVDFTETDLLRKEADFYQIEPLIQCLHDPKPLYPPDIFEQVVELSSTRKLSKYSNPVAVIITQLTITTKVHGLLEGISNNFTKWNKHMMDTRDCQVSFTFGPCDYHQEVSLRVHLMDYIMKQGFTIRNTRVHHMSERANENTVEHHWTFCRPAHKVED; this is encoded by the exons ATGCTAACCCCGAGCCGCTGTTTgtggattgaaaaaaaaaaaagaaaaagtaggcACGAAGGTGAGCTG ATGACCACTCCTGTTACCTTGAACGTGGGAGGCGTCCTGTACACCACCAGTCTATCCACTCTACAGCGCTATCCAGACTCCATGCTGGGTGCCATGTTCCGGGGAGATTTCCCCACAACTCGCGATACCCAAGGGAATTACTTCATCGATCGCGACGGAACACTTTTCCGGTACATCCTGAACTTTCTGCGGACATCTGAGCTTACCCTCCCTGTGGACTTCACGGAGACGGACCTCCTCAGGAAAGAGGCCGACTTCTATCAGATAGAACCTCTGATTCAGTGCCTTCACGACCCAAAGCCGCTGTACCCTCCCGACATCTTCGAGCAGGTCGTGGAGCTCTCTAGCACTCGGAAACTGTCAAAATACTCAAACCCAGTCGCTGTCATCATCACCCAGCTAACCATAACGACGAAGGTTCACGGCCTGCTGGAAGGCATTTCCAACAACTtcacaaagtggaacaaacacaTGATGGACACTAGAGACTGCCAGGTGTCGTTCACCTTCGGACCATGTGACTACCATCAAGAGGTGTCCCTAAGGGTTCACCTCATGGACTACATAATGAAACAAGGCTTCACCATCCGCAACACGCGTGTGCATCACATGAGCGAGCGTGCAAACGAGAACACGGTGGAGCATCACTGGACTTTCTGCAGACCAGCTCACAAAGTAGAGGACTGA
- the kctd6b gene encoding BTB/POZ domain-containing protein KCTD6 isoform X2, translating to MDNGDWGHRMTTPVTLNVGGVLYTTSLSTLQRYPDSMLGAMFRGDFPTTRDTQGNYFIDRDGTLFRYILNFLRTSELTLPVDFTETDLLRKEADFYQIEPLIQCLHDPKPLYPPDIFEQVVELSSTRKLSKYSNPVAVIITQLTITTKVHGLLEGISNNFTKWNKHMMDTRDCQVSFTFGPCDYHQEVSLRVHLMDYIMKQGFTIRNTRVHHMSERANENTVEHHWTFCRPAHKVED from the exons ATGGATAATGGGGACTGGGGCCATAGG ATGACCACTCCTGTTACCTTGAACGTGGGAGGCGTCCTGTACACCACCAGTCTATCCACTCTACAGCGCTATCCAGACTCCATGCTGGGTGCCATGTTCCGGGGAGATTTCCCCACAACTCGCGATACCCAAGGGAATTACTTCATCGATCGCGACGGAACACTTTTCCGGTACATCCTGAACTTTCTGCGGACATCTGAGCTTACCCTCCCTGTGGACTTCACGGAGACGGACCTCCTCAGGAAAGAGGCCGACTTCTATCAGATAGAACCTCTGATTCAGTGCCTTCACGACCCAAAGCCGCTGTACCCTCCCGACATCTTCGAGCAGGTCGTGGAGCTCTCTAGCACTCGGAAACTGTCAAAATACTCAAACCCAGTCGCTGTCATCATCACCCAGCTAACCATAACGACGAAGGTTCACGGCCTGCTGGAAGGCATTTCCAACAACTtcacaaagtggaacaaacacaTGATGGACACTAGAGACTGCCAGGTGTCGTTCACCTTCGGACCATGTGACTACCATCAAGAGGTGTCCCTAAGGGTTCACCTCATGGACTACATAATGAAACAAGGCTTCACCATCCGCAACACGCGTGTGCATCACATGAGCGAGCGTGCAAACGAGAACACGGTGGAGCATCACTGGACTTTCTGCAGACCAGCTCACAAAGTAGAGGACTGA
- the kctd6b gene encoding BTB/POZ domain-containing protein KCTD6 isoform X3 — MTTPVTLNVGGVLYTTSLSTLQRYPDSMLGAMFRGDFPTTRDTQGNYFIDRDGTLFRYILNFLRTSELTLPVDFTETDLLRKEADFYQIEPLIQCLHDPKPLYPPDIFEQVVELSSTRKLSKYSNPVAVIITQLTITTKVHGLLEGISNNFTKWNKHMMDTRDCQVSFTFGPCDYHQEVSLRVHLMDYIMKQGFTIRNTRVHHMSERANENTVEHHWTFCRPAHKVED, encoded by the coding sequence ATGACCACTCCTGTTACCTTGAACGTGGGAGGCGTCCTGTACACCACCAGTCTATCCACTCTACAGCGCTATCCAGACTCCATGCTGGGTGCCATGTTCCGGGGAGATTTCCCCACAACTCGCGATACCCAAGGGAATTACTTCATCGATCGCGACGGAACACTTTTCCGGTACATCCTGAACTTTCTGCGGACATCTGAGCTTACCCTCCCTGTGGACTTCACGGAGACGGACCTCCTCAGGAAAGAGGCCGACTTCTATCAGATAGAACCTCTGATTCAGTGCCTTCACGACCCAAAGCCGCTGTACCCTCCCGACATCTTCGAGCAGGTCGTGGAGCTCTCTAGCACTCGGAAACTGTCAAAATACTCAAACCCAGTCGCTGTCATCATCACCCAGCTAACCATAACGACGAAGGTTCACGGCCTGCTGGAAGGCATTTCCAACAACTtcacaaagtggaacaaacacaTGATGGACACTAGAGACTGCCAGGTGTCGTTCACCTTCGGACCATGTGACTACCATCAAGAGGTGTCCCTAAGGGTTCACCTCATGGACTACATAATGAAACAAGGCTTCACCATCCGCAACACGCGTGTGCATCACATGAGCGAGCGTGCAAACGAGAACACGGTGGAGCATCACTGGACTTTCTGCAGACCAGCTCACAAAGTAGAGGACTGA
- the tnni1a gene encoding troponin I, slow skeletal muscle isoform X3 translates to MPEHVPERKPKISASRKLMLKSLMVAKAKEELEQEILDKEEEKEKYLAERAPPLNTSGLSLAQLQDLCRELHAKVDVVDEERYDIEAKVMLNMREIKDLNIKVLDLRGKFKRPNLRRVRVSADAILRSLLGSKHKVSMDLRANLKSVKKEDTEKKRPVEDSDWRKNVEAMSGMEGRKKMFDAAKGPAQ, encoded by the exons ATGCCTGAACACGT gcCAGAG AGGAAACCAAAGATCTCGGCTTCCAGGAAGCTGATGCTCAAG AGTCTGATGGTGGCAAAGGCCAAAGAGGAATTGGAACAGGAGATCCTGgataaagaggaggagaaagagaagtaTCTGGCAGAGAGAGCTCCTCCTCTAAACACCAGCGGCCTGAGTCTCGCACAGCTTCAG GACCTCTGCAGGGAGCTCCATGCCAAGGTAGATGTGGTGGACGAGGAGCGATACGACATTGAAGCTAAAGTAATGCTCAACATGCGCGAG ATTAAAGACCTGAACATAAAGGTGCTGGACCTCAGGGGGAAATTCAAGAGGCCTAATCTCCGACGCGTTCGTGTGTCCGCTGACGCCATCCTCCGCTCGCTGCTGGGCTCCAAGCACAAAGTCTCCATGGACCTCCGGGCCAACCTCAAGTCTGTCAAGAAAGAAGACACTGAGAAG AAGAGGCCAGTCGAGGACAGCGACTGGAGAAAGAACGTGGAGGCCATGTCCGGGATGGAGGGAAGGAAGAAGATGTTCGATGCTGCTAAGGGTCCTGCTCAGTAA
- the tnni1a gene encoding troponin I, slow skeletal muscle isoform X2, translated as MPEHVPETYVSTQRKPKISASRKLMLKSLMVAKAKEELEQEILDKEEEKEKYLAERAPPLNTSGLSLAQLQDLCRELHAKVDVVDEERYDIEAKVMLNMREIKDLNIKVLDLRGKFKRPNLRRVRVSADAILRSLLGSKHKVSMDLRANLKSVKKEDTEKRPVEDSDWRKNVEAMSGMEGRKKMFDAAKGPAQ; from the exons ATGCCTGAACACGT gcCAGAG ACTTATGTCTCCACCCAGAGGAAACCAAAGATCTCGGCTTCCAGGAAGCTGATGCTCAAG AGTCTGATGGTGGCAAAGGCCAAAGAGGAATTGGAACAGGAGATCCTGgataaagaggaggagaaagagaagtaTCTGGCAGAGAGAGCTCCTCCTCTAAACACCAGCGGCCTGAGTCTCGCACAGCTTCAG GACCTCTGCAGGGAGCTCCATGCCAAGGTAGATGTGGTGGACGAGGAGCGATACGACATTGAAGCTAAAGTAATGCTCAACATGCGCGAG ATTAAAGACCTGAACATAAAGGTGCTGGACCTCAGGGGGAAATTCAAGAGGCCTAATCTCCGACGCGTTCGTGTGTCCGCTGACGCCATCCTCCGCTCGCTGCTGGGCTCCAAGCACAAAGTCTCCATGGACCTCCGGGCCAACCTCAAGTCTGTCAAGAAAGAAGACACTGAGAAG AGGCCAGTCGAGGACAGCGACTGGAGAAAGAACGTGGAGGCCATGTCCGGGATGGAGGGAAGGAAGAAGATGTTCGATGCTGCTAAGGGTCCTGCTCAGTAA
- the tnni1a gene encoding troponin I, slow skeletal muscle isoform X1: MPEHVPETYVSTQRKPKISASRKLMLKSLMVAKAKEELEQEILDKEEEKEKYLAERAPPLNTSGLSLAQLQDLCRELHAKVDVVDEERYDIEAKVMLNMREIKDLNIKVLDLRGKFKRPNLRRVRVSADAILRSLLGSKHKVSMDLRANLKSVKKEDTEKKRPVEDSDWRKNVEAMSGMEGRKKMFDAAKGPAQ, from the exons ATGCCTGAACACGT gcCAGAG ACTTATGTCTCCACCCAGAGGAAACCAAAGATCTCGGCTTCCAGGAAGCTGATGCTCAAG AGTCTGATGGTGGCAAAGGCCAAAGAGGAATTGGAACAGGAGATCCTGgataaagaggaggagaaagagaagtaTCTGGCAGAGAGAGCTCCTCCTCTAAACACCAGCGGCCTGAGTCTCGCACAGCTTCAG GACCTCTGCAGGGAGCTCCATGCCAAGGTAGATGTGGTGGACGAGGAGCGATACGACATTGAAGCTAAAGTAATGCTCAACATGCGCGAG ATTAAAGACCTGAACATAAAGGTGCTGGACCTCAGGGGGAAATTCAAGAGGCCTAATCTCCGACGCGTTCGTGTGTCCGCTGACGCCATCCTCCGCTCGCTGCTGGGCTCCAAGCACAAAGTCTCCATGGACCTCCGGGCCAACCTCAAGTCTGTCAAGAAAGAAGACACTGAGAAG AAGAGGCCAGTCGAGGACAGCGACTGGAGAAAGAACGTGGAGGCCATGTCCGGGATGGAGGGAAGGAAGAAGATGTTCGATGCTGCTAAGGGTCCTGCTCAGTAA